Within Vigna unguiculata cultivar IT97K-499-35 chromosome 2, ASM411807v1, whole genome shotgun sequence, the genomic segment TGTGGAATGAATAGACCAGTTTCTTCATTAatcttgataaaaaatattgagtATTGGCTCAACAAACTCCACTACCAGTAATCCCCACAGGAGCATTTCCCATCTTTAAAATGATGAAATCGCTGGACATCTCTTAGAATAATTTGCCTACCAAAGATCAATGATATAAATTTAGCAGCGTTGTGGCAATCCACGCAGACTCTAAGATTCTTGACCACACGAATTGTTGTTCCTGGGGGAGTATTCAGAAGACCATAAGTTATGGCCAGTTTCTCACTGTGATATCTAAGAACAATTTCTttctcttcatcttctatgTCTGCATAGAAGACCAGAGATGTGTCAGGTACATACCCAGCCAGCTTCAATTCCTTTACCAATTCATCGACTGCATGGTGCAATACGGTTGAAGTGGAACGAACTCCATCCCCGGCGAAGAATTCATGCACTACATTATTGACCTCTATTGAGCTACAACCAGGGACTTTCGCTGCTCCTTTGTCTACCATCGTTTTCCTTAGGTAGTTCACATCATCCCATCTTCCATTTCTTGCACACAAGTTTGACAAAATGACATAATCCCCACCATGGGAATCATCCAGCTCAAAGATTCTCTGAATTACTTGCTTTGCCATTTCAACATTACCATGACTGCTACAAGAAGATAGCAAAGTCCGCCACAGAATTGGTGTCGGCTTGATCGGTAACTCATCTATGAACTTATACGCCTCTTCCAAGCGTCCAGCTCGACCAAGCAAATCCACCATACACCCATAATGCTTGATACTTGGAACAATCCCATACTCATGAATCATACTATAGAAGTGATCATAACCTTCCTTTACCAATCCATTGTGACTGCAGGCATACAGTATACCCAGAAAGCTTATCTCATCAGGCTGCACTTTTGCCTTCTTCATTTCCTCCAACATTGATAGGGCTTGGGATCCATGCCCATGTGTTGCATAGCCAACAATCATCGCCGACCACGCTTGTGTGTCTCTCCTAGGCATCTCCCTGAACACAGAAACAGCGTCCTCCAAACTCCCACATTTAGCATACATATCTATAAGAGCAGTATTCACCTTAACATATTGATCAAACCCATTCTTCTTGACATACTCATGGATCCACTTCCCTAAGTCCAACGCCCCAAGCAAAGCGCACGAGGAAAGAGCAACAAGCATGGTGACATCAGTAGGCTTGAGGCCACTCTCCTGCAACTCTCGGAACAAAGCCAAGGCCTCATTGGGCTGGCTACCCCGAGCACAGCTCGTGATGATCGCATTATACGCGACGACACA encodes:
- the LOC114169856 gene encoding pentatricopeptide repeat-containing protein At2g02980, chloroplastic is translated as MAVSILQCISHSPTELNTEVALQPSPSILSLIPKCTSLRELKQIQAYTIKTHLHNSHTVLAKLLNFCTSNPTTASMDHAHQLFDQIPHPDIILFNTMARGYARFDDPLRAILLFSQVLFSGLLPDDYTFSSLFKACARLKALQEGKQLHGLAVKLGFSGNMYVCPTLINMYTACNDMDGARRVFDKIDEPCVVAYNAIITSCARGSQPNEALALFRELQESGLKPTDVTMLVALSSCALLGALDLGKWIHEYVKKNGFDQYVKVNTALIDMYAKCGSLEDAVSVFREMPRRDTQAWSAMIVGYATHGHGSQALSMLEEMKKAKVQPDEISFLGILYACSHNGLVKEGYDHFYSMIHEYGIVPSIKHYGCMVDLLGRAGRLEEAYKFIDELPIKPTPILWRTLLSSCSSHGNVEMAKQVIQRIFELDDSHGGDYVILSNLCARNGRWDDVNYLRKTMVDKGAAKVPGCSSIEVNNVVHEFFAGDGVRSTSTVLHHAVDELVKELKLAGYVPDTSLVFYADIEDEEKEIVLRYHSEKLAITYGLLNTPPGTTIRVVKNLRVCVDCHNAAKFISLIFGRQIILRDVQRFHHFKDGKCSCGDYW